From the genome of Pukyongia salina, one region includes:
- a CDS encoding T9SS type A sorting domain-containing protein: MINLYLLIIASLIFTTGIAQCFTNPTVQTDYQADAMAFVLRDIQSDPTDPDFDNPLISASRIVPYIEKLSAIYENPNGEAIVDSIFNEFQIHANYEIGQSLNYSTIYLQVDHAAPWLNAFLTTGVSGNNTLDNLMIGYEFSITSDAPLTNYHWVVIDTNIPALNTPALVDDFLMVSDILGVEASPAGVAERLNYTGIPYVLNGWDVAATDITFDGSLVCFSLYSGDCFAGCLYSKSFCVNVSEDCEVEFFLGNEEHIFDNVLIYPNPARDIINTQVMPNVFHTYSIYNIGGQIIHDSEEISTTINVSSLPSGIYFIEFQTTEGQKHIQKFIKQ, encoded by the coding sequence ATGATAAATCTATACCTTCTAATCATTGCGTCTCTTATATTCACTACCGGGATAGCACAATGCTTCACAAATCCTACAGTTCAAACAGATTATCAGGCAGATGCCATGGCGTTTGTTTTACGCGATATTCAAAGTGATCCCACCGATCCAGATTTCGACAATCCTCTTATATCAGCCAGCAGAATTGTTCCCTACATAGAAAAGCTTTCTGCTATTTATGAAAATCCGAATGGAGAAGCTATTGTGGATTCAATTTTCAATGAGTTTCAAATACATGCTAATTATGAGATCGGTCAATCATTGAATTACAGCACCATATATCTGCAGGTGGATCACGCTGCTCCCTGGTTAAATGCCTTTCTTACCACGGGAGTCTCAGGTAACAATACCCTCGATAATTTAATGATCGGTTATGAATTCTCGATCACTTCAGACGCACCGTTGACTAATTATCACTGGGTAGTGATCGACACAAATATCCCCGCACTAAACACACCCGCATTAGTAGACGACTTTCTTATGGTAAGTGATATCCTAGGAGTTGAGGCTTCTCCTGCTGGGGTGGCAGAACGACTGAATTATACAGGTATTCCTTATGTACTAAATGGCTGGGACGTTGCAGCTACCGATATAACCTTCGATGGCAGCCTGGTGTGCTTCTCTCTGTATTCCGGGGATTGTTTCGCAGGCTGTTTGTATTCTAAATCGTTTTGCGTAAATGTGAGTGAAGATTGTGAGGTGGAGTTTTTCCTAGGAAATGAAGAGCATATATTCGATAATGTGTTAATCTATCCTAACCCGGCGAGAGACATCATTAATACTCAAGTGATGCCTAATGTTTTCCACACCTACTCTATTTATAATATAGGTGGCCAAATTATCCATGATTCTGAAGAAATTTCTACAACGATCAATGTCTCTTCTCTTCCTTCCGGTATTTATTTTATAGAATTTCAAACGACCGAAGGACAAAAACATATTCAAAAATTTATTAAACAATAA
- a CDS encoding SPFH domain-containing protein, giving the protein MGLFDKIKEKLSNEFIDIIEWLDYTDDTICHRFERYQNEIKNNAKLIVREGQTTVFVNEGKLADVFEPGTYTLNTQNLPILTTLKGWKYGFDSPFKAEVYFVNTHLFTDEKWGTKNPITLNDERFGLVEIRAFGTYAFRISDPGIFIKDIVGTDNNFTNFEINEHLKSLIATRFTDTVGEANLPIELYAANTSELSETCKEVMQPEFQSVGISLEKFFIENVSMPEDLKKEIFEYSRIDKLDLDKLTKFKTAKAIEAAATNEGGTAGAGMGMGMGFVLAQQMGGMMSPQMGGQQMPPQQQAAAMPPPMPQAVQYFYAANGQQHGPVSFEQLKSLFANRTVNRDSLVWKQGMSEWAALKDVEELKAFLGGSTPPPLPGA; this is encoded by the coding sequence ATGGGCTTATTCGACAAGATAAAAGAAAAACTAAGCAACGAATTTATTGATATCATTGAGTGGCTGGACTATACCGATGACACTATCTGCCATCGCTTCGAACGCTACCAGAATGAAATAAAGAACAACGCCAAATTAATTGTTCGCGAAGGACAAACCACTGTTTTCGTGAATGAAGGTAAGCTGGCAGACGTATTCGAGCCGGGCACCTATACCCTAAATACACAAAACCTTCCTATCCTAACAACGCTCAAAGGATGGAAATATGGTTTCGACAGCCCCTTTAAGGCTGAGGTGTATTTTGTGAACACGCATTTATTTACCGATGAAAAATGGGGGACAAAAAATCCAATCACTCTTAACGACGAACGATTTGGTTTGGTAGAGATCCGTGCCTTCGGAACCTATGCGTTCAGGATTAGTGATCCGGGAATATTTATAAAAGACATCGTGGGAACCGATAATAATTTCACCAATTTCGAGATCAACGAACATTTGAAAAGCCTTATCGCCACCCGTTTTACCGATACAGTGGGAGAGGCCAATCTGCCTATCGAATTGTACGCCGCCAATACTTCCGAATTAAGTGAGACTTGTAAAGAGGTAATGCAGCCGGAGTTTCAAAGCGTTGGGATCTCTCTGGAGAAATTCTTTATCGAAAACGTATCCATGCCCGAGGATCTTAAAAAAGAGATCTTCGAATACAGCCGTATAGACAAACTGGATCTGGACAAACTCACCAAATTTAAAACAGCAAAAGCCATAGAAGCGGCAGCTACCAATGAAGGTGGTACCGCCGGTGCCGGAATGGGAATGGGAATGGGCTTCGTGCTTGCTCAACAAATGGGCGGGATGATGAGCCCTCAAATGGGAGGACAGCAAATGCCTCCACAGCAACAGGCAGCAGCTATGCCTCCTCCAATGCCGCAGGCAGTACAATATTTTTATGCGGCTAATGGACAGCAGCACGGCCCCGTTAGTTTTGAACAACTTAAATCGTTATTTGCCAATCGAACCGTGAACAGAGATTCTCTTGTTTGGAAACAGGGAATGAGTGAATGGGCGGCCCTGAAAGATGTGGAAGAATTGAAAGCCTTCCTGG